The following is a genomic window from Thermodesulfovibrionales bacterium.
GTGTCTGGAGTGTCATTACATCCTTCATGTCTATTAGGGTAAAATCATCTTCCTTTTCTTCTTTTAACCTGTGCTGTTTTCTGAGAATATCTCTTATTTCTGATTTAGCAATGTCATTGTATCCACCAGGCCTTATCTTCACATATATGGTATTTATATAATCTTTATTTACAAGCCTTCTTAAAAAGGTACTCAGAGGAACAAAGACCTGATTATCCTGGTCAACACCTGAGACATCCACACCCTTTTCCTCCATCACTCCAACTACCTGAAAGGCTACCCTGAAGATAAGTATATTTCTGCCGATGGGATCTTCATCTCCAAAGAGTTTTCTTGCAACTGCCTTTCCAAGAACCGCAACTCTGTTAAGCTCTCTTACATCATCCTCTGTGAAGAATACTCCATCTTCAACACTGAAATTTCTTATAGCACTGTAATTTGGCATAACACCTATAACAGGAATATTTGACAGACTGGTGCCACCATATCTTACAGGGAATGCCTTGCTTGATGAAGGCGAGACTTCAATAACAGATGTTGCTCCTTTCATTATTGCATCAGCATCTTCTATTTTAAGGGTGGTCGATTCAGAAAGTATCCTCATCCTCGCACCGAACCTTCTGACAATGCCGCTTCTGACAACCACTATGTCCTTGCCAAGTTTTTCAGCCTCAAGTTCTGTCTTTTTCACAAGTGATTTTGAGATATTTGCAACTATAATAAG
Proteins encoded in this region:
- a CDS encoding ABC transporter permease: MKIYSWIFLNFKIAIGSLCGFRVRTLLAISGVFLGTFSLIIVANISKSLVKKTELEAEKLGKDIVVVRSGIVRRFGARMRILSESTTLKIEDADAIMKGATSVIEVSPSSSKAFPVRYGGTSLSNIPVIGVMPNYSAIRNFSVEDGVFFTEDDVRELNRVAVLGKAVARKLFGDEDPIGRNILIFRVAFQVVGVMEEKGVDVSGVDQDNQVFVPLSTFLRRLVNKDYINTIYVKIRPGGYNDIAKSEIRDILRKQHRLKEEKEDDFTLIDMKDVMTLQTQAITLIKTLGRISAVISFLIGGIGILSIMILIVNERKVEIGIRRAVGATKRDIIIQFLMESSFISLTGGMTGLAVSLPTSAIIFNLTGLPFSISVIGIIFSTIASISIGILAGIYPSKRATTFEPLQVIRH